Proteins from a single region of Fischerella sp. PCC 9605:
- a CDS encoding IS6 family transposase: MNRKHPFKWRHFQSDIILLCVRWYLRYPLSYRNLEEMMLERGLSVDHTTVYRWVQAYAPELEKRCRPHLKPTNDSWRVDETYIEVKGEWKYLYRAVDSQGNTLDFMLSAKTDARAAERFFRKALNCVHNSSPRVINVDKNAAYPKAIDLLHADKSLPKTSELRRVKYLNNIVEQDHRFIKRLVNPGMGFASFNTARRTLRGYEAMNMIRKGQINGVDRDIRAQAKFVEQIFLVAA, translated from the coding sequence ATGAACCGCAAGCACCCCTTCAAGTGGCGTCACTTCCAATCCGACATTATCCTGCTGTGCGTGCGTTGGTATTTACGCTACCCACTCTCGTACCGTAATCTAGAGGAGATGATGCTGGAGAGGGGACTAAGTGTAGACCATACAACGGTGTATCGTTGGGTTCAAGCTTATGCCCCCGAACTGGAAAAGCGGTGCAGACCACACTTGAAACCAACTAATGATTCATGGCGGGTTGACGAGACATATATTGAGGTGAAGGGTGAGTGGAAATATCTGTACCGGGCAGTAGATTCTCAAGGCAATACTTTGGACTTTATGTTGAGTGCCAAAACAGACGCACGTGCGGCAGAACGATTCTTCCGTAAGGCTTTGAACTGTGTGCATAACTCCTCGCCACGAGTCATTAATGTCGATAAAAATGCGGCTTATCCCAAAGCCATCGATTTACTCCATGCAGACAAATCTCTCCCCAAAACTAGTGAATTGCGAAGAGTCAAATATCTCAATAATATTGTCGAGCAAGACCATCGTTTCATTAAACGCCTGGTCAATCCAGGGATGGGGTTTGCTTCCTTCAATACAGCAAGGCGAACTTTGAGGGGATATGAAGCAATGAACATGATTCGCAAAGGACAAATCAACGGAGTCGATAGAGACATTCGGGCACAAGCAAAATTCGTGGAGCAAATTTTCCTAGTTGCTGCATAA
- a CDS encoding DNA cytosine methyltransferase has protein sequence MLRQIDLCSGVGAGFPLVGIITGGIQLCGLCEIDQFCCDRLRDRFRGVTIYPDVRELWLERGDADIITSSPPCQPFTVEGKRLGSADPRDCIPAVLQQVRRVQPKFAVIENVPGLLSAPIIPGDEPGTYFRQMLRELHGSGYDAQWVVVPTAQYGTLWQGERLLLVATSRSLELCWERATPWYDQIRSSCEEIGNYPEKRGLQPTMARTTVRTAAGVDIAPGVSSGDGITRARRAALGNCLDNRLAQIALRRVLYLNGLIEEGENRKG, from the coding sequence ATGCTCCGACAAATTGACCTCTGCTCAGGAGTCGGTGCAGGTTTCCCCCTTGTAGGAATTATTACAGGAGGAATCCAATTGTGTGGACTCTGCGAAATTGACCAATTCTGCTGTGACCGACTTCGCGATCGCTTCAGAGGTGTCACCATCTACCCAGATGTGCGCGAACTCTGGCTTGAAAGAGGAGATGCAGATATCATCACTTCCAGCCCTCCCTGCCAACCATTCACAGTTGAAGGAAAGCGACTTGGAAGCGCTGACCCAAGAGACTGTATCCCAGCCGTCTTGCAACAAGTTAGACGAGTTCAACCCAAGTTTGCAGTCATCGAAAACGTGCCTGGATTGCTATCAGCTCCCATTATTCCCGGAGACGAACCCGGCACATATTTTCGGCAGATGCTCCGGGAGCTTCATGGCAGTGGGTACGATGCACAATGGGTTGTTGTCCCAACAGCCCAGTACGGCACTCTCTGGCAAGGAGAAAGGCTCTTGCTTGTTGCCACGTCCCGGAGCCTTGAGCTTTGCTGGGAACGGGCGACCCCCTGGTACGACCAAATCAGAAGCAGCTGCGAAGAAATTGGGAATTATCCAGAAAAACGAGGTTTACAACCCACAATGGCTAGAACTACAGTTCGGACTGCCGCCGGGGTGGACATCGCCCCAGGAGTGTCGAGCGGCGACGGAATTACTCGCGCCCGTCGCGCCGCCCTCGGAAACTGTCTCGACAATCGGCTTGCTCAAATCGCCCTCCGGCGGGTACTCTACCTCAACGGACTCATCGAAGAAGGGGAAAACAGAAAAGGGTAA
- a CDS encoding helix-turn-helix domain-containing protein, producing the protein MKVNNIDLADSLPVSPLSTSFDATIRFYRISAKELSKLTGVSENHISEFRRGKRDVSTTVLSKLLDGVDNLAPGSRQHFFKLVSNQKQSPSSFGQSLVEIIQNADEDELLDAMSAIANRVRHLRSQLVS; encoded by the coding sequence ATGAAAGTTAACAATATTGACTTGGCGGATTCATTACCTGTGTCACCTCTATCAACGTCGTTTGATGCGACGATAAGGTTCTATAGGATTAGTGCAAAAGAGTTATCAAAGTTGACAGGAGTTTCTGAGAATCACATCAGCGAATTTCGTCGGGGCAAGCGTGATGTGAGTACCACCGTTCTCTCAAAACTGTTGGACGGTGTAGATAACCTTGCGCCTGGTTCTAGACAACACTTTTTTAAATTGGTGTCTAATCAAAAGCAATCACCATCTTCTTTTGGGCAGTCACTTGTAGAGATTATTCAAAATGCTGACGAAGATGAACTGTTAGACGCAATGAGTGCGATCGCCAACAGAGTCCGCCATTTGCGCAGTCAGCTTGTATCATAA
- a CDS encoding ISKra4 family transposase, with product MKFKIQVVVESESGETQLIQEILQIEKGNLQPENLGLTLAQGKELLLQTQRSIVNQQIALYQKQQELCSDCGKKLLHKDKRTITQRTPFGKLKLQCHRLFHCACTEQANRSFNPVANLLKERTSPELLYLESKFASLMSYGLSSKLLQELLPLEGEINATSIRNNLHSLGKRLESELPEEAGILFEGCQRDWDRLPKPDLPLVVGMDGGYVRFYNRKTKTAGQFQVIAGKSIKADGTSKRFGMVYCYDTKPQRRIFEVLKSQGMQMNQQVTFLSDGEESIRDLQYYLNPNAEHILDWFHITMRITVMKQIAKGITKEDLETGISSESIQKDLTSLKWYLWHGNVFKALSKIEDLIDSACALASDDYDTEPSLEAEKLCDHLEEFETYISNNGQYIPNYGERYRNGERISSSFVESAVNQVISKRFVKKQQMRWTPGCCHLLIQVRTQVLNDEWVSKFQQWYPGFRVDSELAVL from the coding sequence GTGAAATTTAAAATCCAAGTAGTTGTTGAATCAGAATCAGGAGAAACCCAATTAATTCAAGAAATTTTACAAATTGAAAAGGGTAATCTACAGCCTGAAAACTTAGGACTAACGCTAGCTCAAGGCAAAGAATTATTGCTTCAGACACAACGCAGCATAGTTAATCAACAAATAGCTCTATATCAAAAACAGCAAGAATTATGCTCAGATTGTGGCAAAAAGTTATTGCATAAAGATAAGCGGACAATCACACAAAGGACACCTTTCGGTAAATTAAAACTGCAATGTCATCGATTATTTCACTGTGCTTGTACCGAGCAAGCAAATCGTAGTTTTAACCCAGTAGCCAACCTGCTAAAAGAGCGCACATCACCGGAATTGCTCTACCTAGAATCAAAATTTGCATCTCTAATGTCCTATGGACTGTCCAGCAAACTCTTACAAGAATTACTACCATTAGAAGGAGAAATAAACGCTACATCTATACGCAACAATCTACACTCACTTGGTAAGCGTTTGGAATCGGAGTTACCAGAAGAAGCAGGAATATTATTTGAGGGTTGCCAGAGAGATTGGGATAGGCTTCCCAAACCTGATTTACCGTTGGTAGTAGGTATGGATGGAGGATATGTTCGTTTCTATAACAGAAAAACTAAAACAGCAGGTCAGTTTCAAGTTATTGCAGGCAAGAGTATAAAAGCAGACGGTACATCCAAGCGTTTTGGAATGGTTTATTGTTACGATACCAAACCCCAACGCCGTATATTTGAGGTGCTAAAATCCCAAGGAATGCAAATGAACCAACAGGTCACATTTTTATCAGATGGTGAAGAAAGTATTCGTGACCTACAGTATTATCTGAATCCTAATGCAGAACATATACTCGATTGGTTTCATATCACAATGCGGATAACTGTGATGAAACAAATTGCCAAAGGTATCACTAAAGAAGATTTGGAAACAGGTATTTCGAGCGAATCCATCCAAAAAGATTTGACCTCTTTAAAGTGGTATTTGTGGCATGGGAATGTATTTAAAGCATTATCAAAAATTGAAGATTTAATTGACAGTGCCTGTGCATTAGCTTCAGATGATTATGATACTGAACCAAGCCTGGAGGCAGAAAAACTCTGTGATCATTTAGAGGAATTTGAAACCTACATCTCAAATAATGGTCAGTATATTCCAAATTATGGCGAACGCTACCGTAATGGAGAGCGTATTTCCAGTTCGTTTGTAGAATCTGCTGTCAATCAAGTTATTAGCAAACGATTCGTTAAAAAACAACAAATGCGGTGGACTCCTGGATGTTGCCATCTCCTTATTCAAGTCCGAACGCAAGTTTTAAATGATGAGTGGGTTAGTAAATTCCAGCAATGGTATCCCGGATTTAGGGTTGATAGTGAGCTTGCAGTACTCTAA
- a CDS encoding plasmid pRiA4b ORF-3 family protein: MASAPCGRRRILVKSDTTIKDLHYTIQLAMGWEDIHLHHFIIHGKYYGITQPGGTIFSDAAKQPLRERACEVKLSSLGLREKEKFLYEYDFSICPFMGAWRYWWRHQIRLEAILTPDPNQTYPICTGGKGVCPPENCGGPWGFMKAREEFFIGDVLERFAQMLENKKFDMSREEASELLTWLSVYQNRFDRQKVNQNLLKYATGDRESL, encoded by the coding sequence TTGGCATCAGCCCCATGCGGAAGGCGGCGCATACTTGTCAAAAGCGACACCACAATAAAAGATTTACATTACACGATCCAGCTGGCAATGGGGTGGGAAGATATTCACCTACATCATTTCATCATTCACGGTAAGTATTATGGGATTACCCAACCAGGGGGAACAATTTTTAGCGATGCTGCAAAGCAGCCGCTACGCGAACGCGCCTGTGAAGTAAAACTCTCGTCCCTTGGGTTGCGGGAGAAAGAAAAGTTTTTATACGAATATGACTTCAGTATTTGCCCATTCATGGGTGCATGGCGTTATTGGTGGCGGCATCAAATCAGACTAGAAGCGATACTTACTCCAGATCCAAACCAAACTTACCCAATCTGCACTGGTGGTAAAGGTGTTTGTCCCCCAGAGAACTGTGGTGGCCCTTGGGGCTTCATGAAAGCAAGGGAAGAGTTTTTTATTGGGGATGTGTTAGAGCGTTTTGCTCAAATGTTGGAAAATAAAAAATTTGACATGAGTAGAGAAGAAGCAAGCGAACTACTCACTTGGCTTTCAGTTTATCAAAACCGTTTCGACCGTCAAAAAGTCAACCAAAATCTACTAAAATACGCTACCGGAGACAGGGAGTCGCTGTAA
- a CDS encoding ParB/RepB/Spo0J family partition protein encodes MSSKRNEPYAAIKKPVDLLFGSSVTQPDNKANATNTIAITKIKLPASQPRRYFDPQKLEELSRSIKELGILEPLLVRPLTEGDYELVAGERRYKAALMAGLTEVPVVVREMDDATTYQVRLVENLQREDLNPLEETEGILELLALRIEMTRDEVISHLNRMRNVCDRNSELRHNVMSQPQTQVIEELFGSLGRMSWESFVKNRLPLLNLPADVLEVLRSGTLEYTKARAIARVQDEETRKQLLEDARAYNLSLNEIKKQIREIEQQFLPETLSIKDQVDSTFRKLKQSKVLDDPKKKAKVEKLLAQLEALMKNDKTN; translated from the coding sequence ATGAGCAGCAAACGCAACGAACCTTACGCCGCCATCAAAAAACCTGTTGATTTGTTATTTGGCAGCAGTGTTACACAACCTGATAACAAAGCCAACGCTACTAACACTATCGCCATTACTAAAATCAAACTTCCTGCCTCACAACCCCGCCGCTACTTTGACCCTCAAAAGCTGGAAGAACTATCACGCTCGATTAAAGAATTGGGCATCCTTGAACCTTTGTTAGTGCGTCCGCTGACTGAAGGCGATTATGAATTGGTAGCGGGGGAACGACGCTACAAAGCAGCATTAATGGCAGGCTTAACAGAGGTTCCTGTTGTTGTTAGGGAAATGGACGATGCGACTACATACCAAGTGCGTCTCGTTGAGAACCTGCAACGCGAAGACCTTAACCCCCTAGAAGAAACTGAAGGTATCCTCGAACTATTGGCGTTACGAATAGAGATGACACGAGATGAAGTAATTAGTCATCTTAATCGGATGAGAAACGTTTGCGATCGCAATTCCGAACTGAGACATAACGTTATGTCTCAACCCCAAACCCAGGTAATTGAAGAGTTATTTGGCTCGTTAGGGCGGATGAGTTGGGAGTCATTTGTTAAGAATCGTCTACCACTGCTCAATCTTCCTGCTGATGTGCTAGAAGTCCTGCGTTCTGGGACACTGGAGTACACCAAGGCACGGGCGATCGCACGAGTTCAAGATGAGGAGACTAGAAAGCAACTTCTAGAGGATGCGCGAGCCTATAATTTGTCATTAAACGAAATTAAAAAGCAGATTAGAGAAATTGAGCAGCAATTTTTACCAGAAACCCTATCAATAAAAGACCAGGTTGATAGTACTTTTCGCAAGTTGAAACAATCCAAGGTGTTAGATGACCCAAAGAAAAAAGCCAAGGTAGAGAAGTTGTTGGCTCAGTTGGAAGCACTGATGAAAAATGACAAAACCAATTGA
- a CDS encoding ParA family protein, with protein sequence MSKTRIIALFNQSGGVAKTTLTQNLGYHLALKKRRVLLVDMDPQASLTTFMGLEPDELDQTIQQAIVDNKPLPIHPQLIHGMALVPADINLAASEMQLSGAIAREYRLKNALATVQDKYDFILIDCPPSLGLLSIISLTAATHILVPIQCQFKSFKGTELLLSTVAQVRSHTNPTLQFAGFIPTMFDSRTAQESRTVKAVQEQLSDIGTVYPPIPKTIAFADASEHRVPLALFDKNHPAVGVLKKIASSLEKLDLP encoded by the coding sequence GTGAGCAAAACCCGCATCATTGCACTATTTAACCAAAGTGGAGGCGTTGCAAAGACGACGCTCACCCAGAATTTGGGCTATCACCTGGCACTCAAAAAACGTCGCGTCCTGCTGGTGGATATGGACCCGCAGGCTAGCTTGACTACCTTCATGGGACTCGAACCCGATGAATTAGACCAGACCATCCAGCAAGCAATTGTTGACAACAAGCCATTGCCTATACATCCTCAATTAATTCATGGTATGGCGCTTGTCCCGGCTGACATTAATCTGGCAGCTAGTGAAATGCAGCTTAGCGGTGCGATCGCCAGAGAATATCGCCTTAAAAATGCCCTGGCGACAGTGCAAGATAAATACGACTTTATTCTGATTGACTGTCCCCCATCTTTGGGGTTACTTAGCATTATCAGCCTAACTGCTGCCACACACATTCTTGTCCCTATCCAGTGCCAATTTAAATCATTCAAAGGGACAGAACTTTTACTTAGTACAGTCGCCCAAGTTAGGAGTCACACCAACCCCACTTTACAATTTGCTGGATTTATCCCGACCATGTTTGATAGTCGCACTGCCCAAGAGTCCCGTACTGTTAAAGCTGTGCAAGAACAACTATCAGATATTGGTACTGTTTACCCACCTATACCCAAAACTATTGCCTTTGCCGATGCGTCCGAGCATAGAGTACCCTTGGCATTGTTTGATAAAAATCATCCTGCTGTCGGTGTCCTCAAAAAAATAGCGAGTAGTTTAGAAAAACTCGATTTACCATGA
- the psb34 gene encoding photosystem II assembly protein Psb34, whose translation MYTTVNEDGVLNNYATEPKMYYAEYPAIWEQRKYVIQAVFASLIVTTLVLVGFSVS comes from the coding sequence ATGTATACCACAGTTAATGAAGACGGCGTTCTCAATAACTACGCAACCGAACCCAAGATGTACTATGCTGAGTACCCTGCAATTTGGGAACAACGCAAATACGTTATCCAAGCTGTTTTTGCTTCTTTAATTGTCACTACTTTAGTTTTGGTTGGTTTTAGTGTTAGCTAA
- a CDS encoding HNH endonuclease: MKFNRRLYPDNWSELALAVKQEAKWCCQKCGLKCIAPGEDTSKLSRSERMKRTLQTHHWDRNPSNNCAENLIALCSACHLFYHQGGKSNVSPGQLSLW, translated from the coding sequence ATGAAGTTTAACCGTCGGCTTTACCCAGACAATTGGTCAGAACTTGCTCTAGCAGTTAAACAAGAGGCTAAGTGGTGCTGTCAAAAGTGTGGGTTGAAGTGCATTGCTCCAGGTGAAGATACTTCTAAACTTAGCCGCTCCGAAAGAATGAAACGCACGCTACAAACCCATCATTGGGACAGAAACCCATCTAATAATTGTGCGGAAAACCTGATTGCGCTTTGCAGTGCGTGTCATCTTTTTTACCACCAAGGTGGTAAGTCTAATGTTTCGCCTGGGCAGTTATCGTTGTGGTAA
- a CDS encoding competence protein CoiA family protein has translation MTQWHLSWQEMFALEYREVVMCNGKHKHRADLCLPQPDGSKLIVEFQHSSISTWDICKREQFYTQFGHLLWVFDARRFHIRLEPTSSNSDIYKFTLSPPRKSLWVINTGLAFDFGYAVLLIAEACQRSGKRIKSGGWGWLYRKQAFATMLLSFTEQFTLDSSKPLWETKTRRATTPQLLAATKLVARAGSMVIESLALQELKVQLPNVNQLALRGALGAACYEAGYVKSRVNQQYSAWVKGI, from the coding sequence ATGACTCAATGGCATTTAAGCTGGCAAGAGATGTTTGCTTTGGAGTATCGTGAAGTCGTTATGTGTAATGGTAAGCACAAGCACAGAGCAGATTTGTGCTTACCGCAGCCAGATGGCAGCAAGCTCATAGTTGAGTTCCAGCACAGTAGCATTAGCACCTGGGATATCTGCAAGCGTGAGCAATTCTATACTCAATTTGGCCATTTGCTTTGGGTGTTTGATGCCCGTAGGTTCCACATACGGCTAGAACCAACATCCTCTAATAGTGATATCTATAAATTCACTTTGTCACCACCACGTAAATCGCTATGGGTAATTAACACAGGATTAGCCTTCGATTTTGGTTATGCCGTCTTGCTTATTGCCGAAGCTTGCCAACGTAGTGGGAAGCGTATAAAGAGTGGAGGTTGGGGTTGGCTTTATCGCAAGCAAGCGTTCGCGACTATGTTGCTCTCATTTACAGAGCAATTCACATTAGACAGTAGCAAACCCTTGTGGGAGACAAAAACAAGACGTGCAACTACACCGCAATTATTAGCAGCGACAAAGCTTGTTGCAAGAGCTGGTTCTATGGTCATAGAATCGTTAGCACTGCAAGAGTTAAAGGTGCAGTTACCCAATGTTAATCAACTTGCGCTCAGAGGTGCGCTTGGGGCCGCTTGCTATGAGGCTGGTTATGTTAAGTCTCGTGTCAATCAACAATATTCAGCCTGGGTTAAAGGTATTTAG
- a CDS encoding winged helix-turn-helix transcriptional regulator, translating to MTKSVSCSMENLLNYLSGTWTTYILWFLHRDGALRFGELRRKIGDISTKVLTQRLRMMESMGIVYRHYEPTIPPQVTYGLTERGKELTKALTPLYKLALRWNA from the coding sequence ATGACGAAATCAGTATCTTGTTCAATGGAAAACCTTCTAAATTACCTTTCCGGTACATGGACAACTTATATCCTCTGGTTTCTTCATAGAGATGGTGCGCTACGTTTTGGAGAACTCCGACGTAAGATCGGCGATATTTCAACAAAAGTTTTGACACAAAGATTAAGGATGATGGAATCAATGGGGATTGTTTATCGCCACTATGAGCCAACTATCCCCCCACAAGTTACCTATGGTCTTACCGAACGTGGAAAGGAACTAACCAAAGCCCTGACTCCTTTATATAAACTCGCACTTCGTTGGAATGCATAA
- a CDS encoding SDR family oxidoreductase translates to MLDLSGKVALVTGASRGVGAAVAQLLAERGADIVINYRNKVSRAEEVANQIRAMGRRALLGRADITDANEVSSLMHDIATNFAQLDLLILNASGGLEKDKEKDYAMLVNLTAQERLVDLAVPLMQAGGRIVFVTSHLAHFYGQKPVYELYEPVAASKYAGEQALRNRIAQLTNSRISLAVVSGDLIEGTITPKLMERSNRGLINERREQVGSLPTVEEFARAIVNTCANSSLSSGATVFVGSTQ, encoded by the coding sequence GTGCTTGATTTAAGTGGGAAAGTCGCTCTAGTTACAGGCGCATCACGAGGTGTCGGTGCTGCTGTTGCACAACTTCTGGCTGAACGTGGAGCTGATATTGTGATCAACTATCGCAACAAAGTATCACGTGCAGAGGAAGTTGCTAACCAGATTCGTGCAATGGGTCGTCGTGCCCTTCTGGGACGGGCTGATATTACTGATGCGAACGAGGTCAGCTCCCTGATGCATGATATCGCCACTAACTTTGCTCAATTAGACTTGCTGATACTCAATGCAAGCGGTGGTTTAGAAAAAGATAAAGAAAAAGACTATGCAATGCTTGTTAATCTAACGGCACAGGAGCGATTAGTTGATTTGGCAGTACCCTTAATGCAGGCTGGTGGACGAATTGTTTTTGTAACCAGTCACCTAGCTCATTTCTATGGACAAAAGCCAGTATATGAGTTGTACGAACCTGTAGCAGCTAGTAAATATGCTGGTGAACAGGCTCTGCGTAACCGCATCGCACAACTTACGAACAGCAGAATTAGTCTTGCAGTTGTCAGTGGTGATTTAATCGAAGGCACTATCACTCCCAAGCTGATGGAACGCTCCAATCGCGGACTCATCAATGAACGTCGTGAACAAGTAGGTTCATTACCAACCGTTGAAGAATTTGCAAGGGCGATTGTTAATACCTGTGCAAATTCCAGTCTCAGCAGTGGTGCAACTGTGTTTGTTGGAAGCACGCAGTAG
- a CDS encoding DUF2887 domain-containing protein, whose translation MKTDAIFYEIFKEFPNIFFEIIGKPETNTNIYDFIAPEIKQKSFRLDGVFSPLEEFTLEPLYFVEIQFYKDEEFYDRLFTSIFLYFTQYQPPNPDQNNSKFKIQNSKFKR comes from the coding sequence ATGAAAACAGATGCGATTTTCTATGAAATCTTTAAAGAATTTCCTAACATCTTCTTTGAAATCATTGGCAAACCAGAAACTAACACAAATATCTATGATTTTATCGCACCGGAAATTAAACAAAAAAGCTTTCGATTAGATGGGGTATTTTCTCCCCTTGAAGAATTCACTCTAGAACCACTATACTTTGTCGAGATTCAGTTTTACAAAGATGAAGAATTTTATGACCGACTGTTTACCAGTATTTTCCTTTACTTTACCCAATATCAACCACCCAACCCTGACCAAAACAATTCAAAATTCAAAATTCAAAATTCAAAATTTAAGAGATGA
- a CDS encoding Rpn family recombination-promoting nuclease/putative transposase: protein MNWSEAIDWFAIVIYDKRSNERTYPQRYRSLLEPHLRRFYLDELEDIADDSLGIGIIRLVVESQNKATELAKTLISKAKEELTDTRSQRKVLEFIETIVVYKFPNLSREEIETMLNLNLLKETRVYQEAKAEGEEEGELKAKLKILPKLVQRGLSIQEISELLELDEETIRNALEE, encoded by the coding sequence TTGAATTGGAGCGAAGCGATTGACTGGTTCGCAATAGTTATTTATGACAAGCGCAGCAATGAACGTACCTATCCCCAACGTTATCGTTCCTTGTTAGAACCTCATCTACGTCGCTTTTACCTAGATGAACTTGAAGACATAGCAGATGATTCTCTAGGAATAGGAATTATACGTTTAGTTGTAGAGAGTCAGAACAAAGCCACAGAATTAGCCAAAACCCTAATTAGCAAAGCAAAGGAGGAATTGACAGACACAAGAAGCCAAAGAAAAGTTCTAGAATTTATAGAGACAATTGTAGTCTACAAGTTTCCTAATTTAAGCCGCGAGGAAATAGAAACTATGCTGAATTTAAACTTGCTCAAAGAAACTAGAGTTTATCAAGAAGCTAAAGCAGAAGGGGAGGAAGAAGGTGAACTAAAAGCTAAGTTAAAAATTTTGCCAAAGCTGGTGCAACGGGGACTCAGTATTCAAGAAATATCAGAGTTATTAGAATTAGATGAGGAAACCATTAGAAACGCTTTAGAAGAGTAG